The Juglans regia cultivar Chandler chromosome 10, Walnut 2.0, whole genome shotgun sequence genome includes the window atgattttatgcgatgaaacatgtatcacgacatttatgaaataatgtgatttcatttgaaatatatgatatgatatgacaagtacgtatgtgatttcgtttgaaatctatgaaatgacaagtatgcaagtatgatttgataagatatgtaacagcctatgttatgatatgaaaacggtacctatgttatgggcatattgcattgccaagtCATGCAGAATCGgtacccagtattgtcttccttatgtatggattccacaacccgcgacCACGAGCAGAAtcggaatctatttagattcgctaaccctaactcacgggggccaacagtgggtaacggtctatgataagtgaaagataagttaatgtttatgctcatgttatttatgaatgtatttatgaatatgcacgcttttcaagaaaccttatgtttattatatttactgtatgatgtgttgcttattgagtattcgactcattttaatttgttttcatatttttaaacccccacaggtgatgacatttatgaagatgagactgcaggacaggacttgactccgggaggcaaggctgaggcctagacagattttgctatgactatttctatggtttaaatttaaataaactattttaataagcacataagacttctgtatttttaataaatgcttccgcagagttcattttagatttttagtatttattgaaatttgttattttatgaaattctttcgtatctggcgcattgttaaaaagaaaaaaattttatacttaagtttagtagtagcacactggttcctcaaaaattctaaaatgtcttttcgggaatggggtgttacaattggtatcaaagccCAGGTCgaaagattctgtagacttttcaaaatagagagagaaaaacttttgcattgaatttaaaaaaaaaatatatatatatatatagggaatgtttggaaataagaaaatgaaggaaagaaatgtCTAGGCCAAGGTCTCCCAAGGCAAGTTCTGCTCTGCAGTAAGTATgttatagattttcttttagTAATTGAATGCATTTTGATTGAcattgttaaaacatgcatgttagaATGGCACCTCGTGGAAGAAGACCACGCGTATCCACCTTTGAGAACAATACCGTACAAGATGATAATTCAGAAGTACTCGCTGCTGTAGCGACACGTTTCTTTCAAAggatggtcaatggtgatatgGTGGTAGGTAGAACCACACAAGTAGGATGCACATTAGAACAGTTCTCCCACCAGCACCTACCTACTTTCGATGGCAGATTGAATTCCTTAGATGCGGAAAGCTGGATTGAACGTATGGAGCAGATTTTCAAAGTGCTCTACTGCACGGATGATCAGAAGGTGAAATATGCCACTTATCATTTGACTGACATGGCAAACAAATGGTGGAAGTCGACTCGGGCTTTGGTTTAGTTGGAATTAGGGGAAGCAGTCCCCATTTCTTGGGAGCATTTCAAGAGAATCTTTCTGGATCACTTTTTCCCACGAACTCTTCAGGAGTCGAGAGCTCGCCAATTTATGGACCTTACTCAAGGATCAATGACGGTAGCACAGTATGCTACGACATTCATGGAGCTTTCCCGTTTTGCCAGTTACTTAATtccagatgaggaaaagaaagctgaaaagtttGAGCGCGGTCTGAATCGCAGGATTAGGGAGTGTGTACGTACTCTCAGGATTCGGAGTTTCACGGAACTAGTCACCCGTGctaccattgctgaagaagacaTTCAAGAAAGTATCGATTTCAATAATCAAAGGAAGCGACAACAGCAGCAACAACTCCAACTAGCATCACATAGGGATAAGAGGCCTTTCCAGGATAATGGACAACGACCACGACAGGGTGAGACAGGATGGCTCCCCATGTGTGGGAAGTGTAGTAAGAGGCATGGAGAGAAATGTTTAATGGGAACCGGAGCATGTTTCAAGTGTGGGAAGGAAGGACATTATCTTCGAGACTGTCCTGGGAAGAACATAACTACTACTCAAGCTACAAGAGATGGACAGGAGAATATGGCACCAGCTCGAGTTTTCTCCTTGGCACAGTTGCGTGACACCAATGTGCCCGCCAATGAGAATACAGGTAACTGATTTTCTCAATTTGAAATATTGATTATTGTTGGAGTATTAGCTATGTTAAGTTGTGGTATTCATGATGACTACTGGAAATATTACAGGTGCTAGAGGTAACGAAATCCTATCTTAGCATGAATTATAGGAGTTAGGATCTGAACTTTGGAGAATCTCAGGTTATggtttatttgagattattattgcaTGAGGagaattttaaatactttttgcgGAATTGTTACTTTAGGCTTATAATCGAACCCGTTATCAACGTTTACAATTTTGAAGATCAATAAGTGAGATTTAAGCATAAATCTTTGATGGATTAAAAAGTCTGAGAATAATAGGCTTGACAAATTGATCAAGGACTTAGAATAAAGACAACGAAAGAATGTGGAAAATAAGTACGTTGGTTGTTGAGGtctagcaaattccgaggacggaatttttataaggagggaagattgtaacgacccgattTTATATTTAGGAATAAATTACAGATAAAATTCTCTTAATAAGTTAAAGCGaattatcagatgattttttttaacctagagttaagtctccattattattattttattttatttttttagcttttattccAAGCACGTGCGTTAGAGTCCAACACTATTCCTActcttatttttcctcttcacgATAAAACTCCTAACTACCGAAAAATTCCTTTTATTAGCCATGCACGTACGCCTCTCAACTCCAAACTCGtacgtctcttcttcttcttcactaggGTTTCCGTAGGTCTATATATAGAGGCTCTGTACATCATACCCGCGACCCCTTCCTCTCTCACGGCAAGCAGCATCCTTGCACGGATTGCACAAatgatgaacactcaagaacaaagtaaaatacttaagaacttgaatgaacaaaagGTAACAAATCAACTAAtaattcacgaattgcacaataGTTGAAGTACACCTCATGAATTGATAACTTGATAAAAATAAGGATAacaacaacttggattcacgaattgcaccaagttacaagaacaagataaatgaatcacacatattcacgaattgcaaggtgtgatcctctctttgagattcatgaattgcacccaaaaagcccaagtaACTAGCACTGATTATTGATCTCCAAAACAAAATAGTCCTCCTCTAgggaatttttcaaaagatccCAATGCAAAGACTAATGGtcctatttataaatattacaatttggAAATCCCCAATAGGTctcttggaaaataaataattaaattaaagtaaaCAATAAGCAATAACATAGTTGGCATGGGCCAACTTGACCCATGGTATGCATGAGCCCATGGTTGGGTTAGGTCGGCCCatggcatgggccatgggcatggCAAGCATTGCTGGCAAGGCTATTGACATGTGGCTGACATGGCCCAGGAATGACCTGGGCAGTACCCTGGCTGGCATGGCTAGTGACTTGGCCAGAGGCCACAAAGCACGGGGTCCTACCATATTGACAATAGTCATCATTTACctttcaaatattcaatattaCGTTAGAACGgattatttagggacgaaaaaTGTCATTGCTAACTAAATTTTCATTCAAACGAGTACTAAAACCACTAtaacacaatttgtcttttgtgacagcGGAAACTGTCACAACAAATAACCAAAATGTTACTAAAGACATTTGGTGATGGTTTGAAACCCTCACCATGACCATCATCTAATGTGtgtcacagaaaataattggtgaTGGTTTACTCTTGAAttatcactaaaaatatttttagtgacagttggaAGTGTTCCATTTGGTGTAACATTTAAACATTCtcttttttgtgatggttgagatctgtcacagaaagtaacgttcaGATGTCCAATTGAACGTTCAAACGTCAACCTGACCAATTCGCATTCGAATGACAGAAGTTGATGTTCGTTGATTgtagttcgaacgtattatatttacgttcgaacgttaactgcaataaatgttcaaatttttgttcgaacgttaagaaaCCAATGTTTGAACGTAACGTGTATAACATTCAGACGTTAGTTCAAATGTTAACGAAGAAGCATTCGAACGCAAGGGGTACGTTTGGAGGTTTGTTCGAAGGTTGAGTcgtacgtttgaacgttatgttataattttgtgtaattaTGTTCGAAAgttggttcgaatgtgaaccaatgttcaaactttttttatttacattcaaacgtacaaatgaaaaaaatactaacttcataaaattaaaaaacataccaattgtatcatattacatactaTTCTTTAACaactaataatgtcttataaagtttcaaaattaaatattaaaagttatatatattgataaaattcatttcttcttctttccttgccCACCGCGATTCTGTTGCAATGACATAACATATTCCATTTATACCATCATCTCTTGCTacacttgctcttggacttaACTGCGTTTTCTTTCCtcttggtctctctgttggttcTGCAAACGCATCTCTAAATGAGATTGTTTCTCTAACAGAGATTCTAATTCTTACTATCTTGActtcatatactcattctcgcACCGTgtagcttctaaatctttggtaagattattaatttgtaaagtcgatgaggttgaggaggatgaaccaTAATGCTTGaaagatcgtcccaaacctcttgccatactagacttaGGCCAGaccacttgcgtgaatatgtttatgtcactaggagatgaTTCCCATAAActgactgcatctccatcattttttcctgcaatttgaaggaaaacacacaataagtaatgtattaaaagaaatacaaataaaaaataaattattcatatgttgcataatttatttaacaaaattaacacagcttacataattatctgcaacGGCAGGATTCATCGACTCACTACTTTCATTAGTGTAAGCAGCATCATATACATGAATGAGGAAAAATATTTCAGGATTATCACATCTCTAACAAAACgaaattaacaattttaaaaagataatgttagtacttaaataaaagaatatcagaaaaataaatgaattttttaattttttaattacaattttttcaacaaGACAGTGGAATGACTTTGAACTGGCATGGTGGTagacagtcagagcggatctattctgtgcatttgtagaacttaaGTGTTACAAAATTAactaagaatgttaattgtaatatatatacatataatatatagaacaaatataaatgtaaataattaaaggatATAAATCTATAATACCTGATAATTTGGAGTtgcaaaaagatcacaacactttctccaatcgtCTAACTTCATTTGCTAGAAAGGGGATTGCACAACATCTTCCAACGTCttaaacttcttgaagtggtaatgacatcgtcccttgtgacaTCAGAATTGTGTAGctatcaactcattcacagttctcaaatcctcgctacggccaatgTCGAGGTTGAATTCATCCTAATAAgtgaattacataaaaaatatgatatactaatttagatgaaaaaaatgtactctcaaagtaaactcactaGCACATGACtccgaatgtgctccttaatctcatttggAATATCTCGCCATAATCACACATTAAATAGAGCATAAGCTTggactactgtgccaatataagAGGAAAGAGCTGCTGCACTATTATCCATTCCTCCAGAGGAATTATCAAGAATGGTGACCCTAAGTTTTCcgtgccttttatttttctcaaaagagatgccacgtgtatagccacgaccgcgatgAGCAGATGTATCGACTAAtagataatagtataattatagttatatagttattgagacaaaattattaattatataattaatcatcaATGACATTTCCTTACTGGTTGGTGTCGACTGGTTGTTGTTCTCCTGCAtattaacttgatcttcaggagtGGATTCCTCaggtggggagtcctcaatgggttcGAGACTTGGACTTAGCGAatgaggcacatttcttcgttatCGTTTTGGTAgcatccttgaaaatgattaattatatcaaagaaaattaattagaagaaattatgaaaaatataatattctatagTCAcctattatgaataaaatatttagtacttttattcttcattttctgatgtattttccatgcttgcTTTAGAATCTCCTTCAATAACATCTTCGTCATCATTATCAACCTCTTCTTCGTCCTCCTTATCCACTACCTTCCcgaattcttcttcttcttcttcttcttcttatgacTCTTCATCACTTACTtaaattgaatgatcatttaatacggacAAGTCGAGATGGACAGGTGGGACAtcatgtaacaccccactcATTTTTTATGTAAGCAAATTCTGAGAATAGAATTTATTACAAGGAGGAGAGGATGTAACAGTCTGCCCCTTCTCTCCAACGACTGTGAGTCTCGTTATGTGTGCCAAATCTCGATAGcgtgtttttaaagatattatgtgatttctaaaactaACTCAGTGTTTTAAAGCCACGAGTATTTTAAGTGGGATGTTCCTAGTGTTAATTGACTAAGCCTGATTTTAAGTAATATCTGAGAAGTgatgagaatgtttgtaaatagttatgagtagaaattgaagtgggtttgagggtcccattgagagtattttaagttgtttggatgtatgaagtatgttgaattgttgacttttggataaataattgaaaaaggtgtgggtcttatcaatgattgatttttttaatggtgattttatttatatataatagtgataaatattatagtgattttattttttatttatatttaatagtgataaatattatagaatgtttgtgaatagttatgaatagagattgaagtgggtttattggtcccattgagagtattttgagttatttggatgtatgaaatatgttgagttattgacttttagatagataattgaaaaatgtgtgggtcccatcaatgattgatttttttttaatgatgatttttttttatatataatagtgaaaaatattattgtggaAAGACATTGGAACGAAGATGGTTCACTGTGTTTGGCATGTGAGTATTTTCATCgatacgagaatacttgaaaattgTTGAGATATCTttgctacccaaacgtagctaTTTCtgaagagttccaaaaataatataattgtagaaatttatttttatcaatgtgattttagttatttaaaatattatgagatttaaattatgttgaaaactctaattaattagatggttttattatttaaaagatattaaacaagacttcatcattttataatgatgaacaaatattattttataaactaaagtttagtttaaataatattctatattaattcttctcagtgcttttaattaagttcatgtttacacattttcaaatcagtatttaaagctCACcgtcaaatcatatcaatttgtactagAATCTTTCCATaaggtaggtcaagtcgtaccagcatactctctaaatctaaaacttcaagtattcttgcagttcattttggaagaatttaatccatacacaactgaattcatattctctatttcctcaaggaattatatctgcctaggactagcttactccttcataatcaccacgaatcgttcctcctcctacGTGGTACAttgataaacgatcagctattaatctcaactcaagagtttctctcctatgattaacatagctcttctatccatcatgagctgcctcttattttgactttaatacaaagaatttgttcctactgttcacgtaaatccttaagacaagattttacttcccatataaatgtctccaatataagggcaatctaggtttccacaaacacggtgcttcgccaaaaaccatttattcgcaattggataaaactattatcataagtaAATCCTACTAAAGccaaagcttctcccacacattgtactcttccgaacacaaatttcattgtaacattcgaatcaaaacaaactccaaacatttgggatactaattcatcaaccttgaatatccttcctcgtactactaaaaggtattccatATCTACACTGGTATGAATAGAAATATTCCTAATGAGAAATGTGACTCTTACCACTTGGTAACAATTCAAAGTACGAACTGAACACTcgtgcaataccacaatcactaaaaatagggccttgcttgaatcaaactgtgtacaagttataaacctcaatgatttaacttacccaaagtatcaataatgcaatagtaTCATTAATTGCAAActaatcaaccttaaataagcttaacaatatagaggtcttagaaaaataccagtgaccATGCCAACTCAtttagttcctggggcgtcagcatctgcgtctctagaagtacctggATACACTTaaggtacgtttgggtgttgaaaagtgtttagAAGTGTTGAGagtgtttgtgaatagttatgagtagagattggagtgagtttgtgggtcccattgagagtattttgagttgtttggatgtgtgaagtatgttgagttgttgacttttgagtaggtagttgaaaaatgtgtgggtcccataaatataatagtgattttatttttagtaataaatattataatgattttattatagtgattttttaatattaataaatattgtagtgattttattttacttttatatataataatgataaatagtataatgattttatttttaatatatatataattgtgataaatattataatgattttatttatatatatataatagttataaatattatagtaatgttattttttatttatatattatagtgattttatttttaatttatatataatagtgataaatattatagtagtttattttttatttatatataatagtgattttattttttatttatatattttagtgattttattttttatttatatataatagagataagtattatagtgattttatttttgatttatatattataatgatcttattttttatttatatttaatagtgataaatattatagtgattttattttttatttatatattatagagattttattttttatttatatattatagcgattttattttttatttatatataatagtgataaatattttttatttatatattatagtgattttattttttatttatatattataatgattttattttttatttatatttaatagtgataaatattatagtgattttattttttatttatatattatagagattttattttttatttatatattatagcgattttattttttatttatatattatagtgatttttatttatttatatattataatgattttttttatatttaatagtgataaatattatagtgatttgattttttatttatatattatagtgattttattttttatttatatattatagtgattttattttttatttatatattataattattttatttttttatttatatttaatagtgataaatattatagtgattttattttttatttatatattatagtgattttattttttatttatatattatagcgattttattttttatttatatataatagatttaaatattttttatttatatattatagtgattttattttttatttatatattatagtgataaatattttttatttatatattatagtgattttattttttatttatatattatagtgataaatattttttatttatatattatagtgattttgttttttatttatatattatagtgattttattttttatttatatattatagtgataaatattttttatttatatattatagtgattttttattatttatatattataatgattttttatttatattttagtgataaatattatagtgattttattttttatttatatataatagtgataaatattttttatttatatattatagtgattttattttttatttatatattatagtgattttattttttatttatatattatagtgattttattgtttatttatatattatagtgattttttttatttatatattataatgattttttttttatatttaatagtgataaatattatagtgattttatttttttatgtgtatataatagtgataagtattatagaatgtttgtgaatagttatgagtagagattgaaatgggtttgtgggtcccattgagagtattttaagttgtttggcatgtgacgtattttcaaaagtacgagaatacttggaaagtgttgaggtatctctgttacccaaacacagcctaagctagtactggaggtcatggctttggtttggaatctccaatgggaacagttccatttctctagcctcttttgggacaatttctgatcaagtggtcaagttggccacatctgaaacagagtcctaaggtaagtttgcacttgcctccatggttctttccggacatcccacatattgggtacgtggtcagtattgagc containing:
- the LOC109019070 gene encoding uncharacterized protein LOC109019070, with translation MAPRGRRPRVSTFENNTVQDDNSEVLAAVATRFFQRMVNGDMVVGRTTQVGCTLEQFSHQHLPTFDGRLNSLDAESWIERMEQIFKVLYCTDDQKESRARQFMDLTQGSMTVAQYATTFMELSRFASYLIPDEEKKAEKFERGLNRRIRECVRTLRIRSFTELVTRATIAEEDIQESIDFNNQRKRQQQQQLQLASHRDKRPFQDNGQRPRQGETGWLPMCGKCSKRHGEKCLMGTGACFKCGKEGHYLRDCPGKNITTTQATRDGQENMAPARVFSLAQLRDTNVPANENTGN